The following proteins are co-located in the Flavobacterium sp. CECT 9288 genome:
- a CDS encoding acyloxyacyl hydrolase, with protein MMYNKITGFLFCAYALSFTCNAQQTPNDIKFGFSVGFGSEFRNRNYTYSNQYFKFQFMKTVKSTNRFSYDLVLQPEYNSGAHQLLNLYFVKPEEENYIEKRERYTKLKTCNEYILNIGLLMRYSLSKKSSIYVLGSVGPMYIDTATERLSKGFAFADVLALGFNYKVGQFILDIRPNFRHTSNAGLQNSNAGFNTKNIEFGILYTPKKSVKSILN; from the coding sequence ATGATGTATAACAAGATTACTGGTTTCCTTTTTTGTGCGTATGCTTTGTCTTTTACATGCAATGCGCAACAAACTCCGAACGATATAAAGTTTGGTTTTTCCGTAGGTTTTGGTAGTGAGTTTAGAAATAGAAACTACACGTATTCAAATCAATATTTTAAGTTTCAGTTTATGAAAACTGTTAAATCGACCAACAGATTTAGCTATGATTTGGTTTTGCAACCTGAGTATAATAGTGGCGCACATCAGCTTTTAAATCTTTACTTTGTTAAGCCTGAAGAGGAAAATTATATTGAAAAAAGGGAGCGGTACACAAAGCTAAAAACGTGTAATGAATACATATTGAATATTGGGCTATTAATGCGCTATTCTTTATCAAAAAAGTCAAGTATATATGTTTTAGGAAGTGTAGGTCCTATGTATATTGATACAGCAACAGAGCGATTATCAAAAGGTTTTGCATTTGCAGATGTTTTAGCTTTAGGTTTTAATTATAAAGTGGGCCAGTTTATACTGGATATAAGACCTAATTTTAGACATACTTCTAATGCAGGTTTGCAAAATAGTAATGCGGGTTTCAATACTAAAAACATTGAATTTGGAATTCTTTATACTCCAAAAAAAAGCGTTAAATCTATATTGAATTAA
- the cysS gene encoding cysteine--tRNA ligase, producing MPLYSNQKLRIYNSLSGEKELFEPIIEGNVGMYVCGPTVYSNVHLGNVRTFMSFDMIFRYFLHLDYKVRYVRNITDVGHIVDDVDEGEDKIAKKARLEQLEPMEVVQRYTVDFHDILSAFNFLPPSIEPTATGHIIEQIEIVKKIIASGIGYEANGSVYFDVVKFNETNHYGKLSGRNIEDMLANTRDLDGQSDKRNSQDFALWKKAETQHIMRWPSPWSDGFPGWHLECTAMSTKYLGNHFDIHGGGMDLKFPHHECEIAQNEACTGQTPVNYWMHANMLTLNGKKMAKSTGNNILPREILTGENTILSKAFSASVARFFMLQAHYRSILDFSDDAIVAAEKGFKRLMEAMNSLSEIPVSNASTLDIASWRQSCYDAMNDDFNTPILIAQLFEGVRFINLLKDNKETLHQEDLQIFTATMQGFVFDVLGLEDEKLSDTTNNKLEGTVNMLIEMRKQARENKNFALSDQIRDQLIALGIQLKDGKEGTTFSIN from the coding sequence ATGCCATTATACAGTAACCAAAAACTCAGAATTTACAATTCATTATCTGGAGAAAAGGAACTTTTTGAACCCATAATTGAGGGAAATGTAGGCATGTACGTTTGTGGACCTACAGTTTATAGCAATGTTCATTTAGGAAACGTAAGAACATTCATGTCATTTGATATGATTTTTAGGTATTTTTTACATCTTGATTATAAAGTGCGCTACGTTCGTAACATTACTGATGTTGGTCATATTGTAGACGATGTAGACGAAGGAGAAGATAAAATTGCAAAAAAAGCGCGTCTGGAACAATTAGAACCTATGGAGGTTGTACAACGCTATACCGTAGATTTTCATGATATTTTAAGTGCTTTCAATTTTTTACCTCCAAGTATTGAACCTACTGCAACAGGTCATATCATTGAACAAATTGAAATTGTAAAAAAAATTATTGCATCAGGAATAGGCTATGAAGCAAATGGATCTGTTTATTTTGATGTTGTTAAGTTTAACGAAACCAATCATTACGGAAAATTAAGCGGTCGAAACATTGAAGACATGCTTGCCAATACACGTGATCTTGATGGACAAAGTGATAAAAGGAATTCTCAAGATTTTGCACTTTGGAAAAAAGCAGAAACGCAACATATCATGCGCTGGCCTTCACCATGGAGCGATGGCTTCCCAGGATGGCATTTAGAGTGTACTGCCATGAGCACTAAGTATTTAGGAAATCATTTTGACATTCACGGCGGAGGGATGGATTTAAAATTTCCGCATCACGAATGTGAAATTGCACAAAATGAAGCTTGCACAGGACAAACTCCTGTAAACTATTGGATGCATGCAAATATGCTAACTCTAAATGGTAAAAAAATGGCCAAATCTACCGGTAATAATATTTTACCACGAGAGATTTTGACTGGTGAAAACACTATCTTAAGTAAGGCATTTTCAGCATCTGTGGCACGTTTTTTTATGCTACAAGCACATTACAGAAGTATTCTTGATTTCTCTGATGATGCAATTGTAGCAGCCGAAAAAGGGTTTAAAAGACTTATGGAAGCGATGAATTCATTATCTGAAATTCCTGTTTCAAATGCAAGTACGCTAGACATTGCTTCCTGGAGACAATCATGCTACGATGCAATGAACGATGATTTTAATACACCTATATTAATTGCTCAACTATTTGAAGGTGTTCGCTTCATAAATCTTTTAAAAGACAATAAAGAAACACTACATCAAGAGGATTTACAGATTTTCACTGCAACAATGCAGGGTTTTGTATTTGATGTTTTAGGATTAGAAGATGAAAAACTTTCGGATACCACTAATAATAAATTAGAAGGCACAGTAAACATGCTTATTGAAATGAGAAAACAAGCAAGAGAGAATAAAAACTTTGCTTTGTCTGATCAAATTCGAGATCAATTAATTGCACTAGGAATTCAATTAAAGGACGGTAAAGAGGGAACTACGTTCAGCATTAACTAG
- the yidD gene encoding membrane protein insertion efficiency factor YidD → MIKKVLIFPLVFLVRFYQVAISPFTPAACRFEPTCSHYMIESLQVHGLFYGTFLGVKRILSCHPWGKTGYDPVPKKTTKS, encoded by the coding sequence ATGATCAAAAAAGTTTTAATTTTTCCGCTTGTCTTTTTAGTACGATTTTATCAAGTCGCAATTTCTCCATTTACACCTGCAGCATGCCGTTTTGAACCAACTTGTTCACATTATATGATTGAATCTTTGCAAGTACATGGTTTATTTTACGGAACTTTTCTTGGTGTAAAACGTATTTTGAGCTGTCATCCTTGGGGAAAAACGGGATATGATCCAGTACCCAAAAAAACAACAAAGAGTTAA
- the secDF gene encoding protein translocase subunit SecDF: MQNKGLIKFFAILFALVSIYQLSFTFVANNIKSDAKVFAGGNPDKELKYLDSIGKEKILNLGFTDFTYDEVKNKQINKGLDLEGGINVILQISIKDVLRGLSNNSKNPVFNKSLADASANFEGNKTYLDKFYEAFDANSKGSVKLASPDIFANRSLQGEGGVSFQMTDAEVQKVIKRKVDESIESAFKVLRERIDKFGVTQPNIQKLGETGRILVELPGAKDVDRIKKLLGGKAQLEFWETYKIEEVGNFLMAANEALKKTEIKTNVVKPVVKDSLSALLTDTKDSTAAKKGQNPLFDKIVSQGGGPVLGLFSPKDTATINAYFKRQDIKILLPAALTYAKFVWGKPLNITDDKQKQIEVVELYALRGNRDNNPAMLGAVVTDAKDTFDQLGKPAVSMQMNSQGAKGWEELTGRAFTQKSNIAIVLDNVVYSAPGVSSGPISGGRSEISGAFDVTETKDLANVLNAGKLPASADIIQSTVVGPSLGQASIDAGLISSIIGFLLVCFWMVFYYGKAGWYANLALLLNLLFLFGIMASFGFVLTLPGIAGIVLTLGTAVDANIIIYERAKEELRDGKTLSDAVVSAYGWHGAMRSIIDANVTHVLTGAILFIFGTGPIKGFALTLLIGIATSLFTSIFIARIFIDRNIAGKADLTFCTNLTKNWFTNFNYDFIKIKKFTYIFSSVVVIVSLISIFFVNGLDQGVDFVGGRTFQVKFEKPIDASVVSEELSTAFGTPVEAKVLGDDDQLKITTKYKIKEDGIAVDKEVNEKLYNALAKYFPNTSYDKFTNTFDGKKVGVLQASKVGASISEDIKTNSYWAVLGALAVIFLYLMISFRKWQYSLGAIAAVAHDVIFVLGIYSLCYKFMPFHMEMDQHFIAAILTVIGYSMNDTVIVFDRIREFILGKRKGSFESIVNASINTTLSRTLNTSLTMIIVLLTMFLFGGESIRGFIFAMLVGIIVGTYSSLFIATPVVVDTFTKEDKSTIEKEHAAE, translated from the coding sequence ATGCAGAATAAAGGACTTATTAAATTTTTCGCAATTCTATTTGCATTGGTAAGTATTTACCAACTTTCTTTCACTTTTGTGGCCAATAACATCAAGAGTGATGCTAAAGTTTTTGCAGGAGGTAATCCTGATAAAGAACTGAAATACTTAGATTCTATTGGTAAAGAAAAAATATTAAACCTTGGATTTACTGATTTTACTTACGATGAAGTAAAAAACAAACAAATCAATAAAGGTCTTGACTTAGAAGGAGGGATTAACGTAATTCTTCAAATTTCTATTAAAGATGTTTTGAGAGGTTTATCAAACAACTCTAAAAATCCAGTTTTTAATAAGTCGTTAGCTGATGCTTCTGCTAATTTTGAAGGAAACAAAACATATTTAGATAAATTTTATGAGGCTTTTGATGCAAATTCAAAAGGTTCTGTAAAATTAGCTTCTCCAGATATTTTTGCAAACAGATCTTTACAAGGTGAAGGTGGTGTTAGTTTTCAAATGACTGACGCTGAAGTGCAAAAAGTAATCAAAAGAAAAGTAGACGAATCTATTGAAAGTGCTTTTAAAGTACTAAGAGAGCGTATTGATAAGTTTGGAGTAACACAACCTAACATTCAAAAATTAGGAGAAACAGGAAGAATTCTTGTTGAACTTCCTGGTGCTAAGGATGTTGATAGAATAAAAAAATTATTAGGAGGTAAAGCACAACTTGAATTTTGGGAAACGTACAAAATTGAAGAAGTTGGTAATTTCTTAATGGCTGCTAATGAAGCATTGAAAAAAACTGAAATCAAAACAAATGTTGTGAAACCAGTTGTTAAAGACTCGTTAAGCGCATTATTAACTGATACAAAAGATTCTACAGCTGCAAAAAAAGGACAAAATCCTTTGTTTGATAAAATAGTGAGTCAAGGAGGCGGACCAGTTTTAGGTTTGTTTTCTCCTAAAGATACTGCTACAATTAACGCATATTTCAAGAGACAAGACATAAAAATCTTATTACCTGCAGCATTAACTTACGCTAAATTTGTTTGGGGTAAACCACTTAATATTACTGATGATAAGCAAAAGCAAATTGAAGTAGTAGAATTATATGCTTTACGTGGGAACAGAGATAATAATCCAGCCATGTTAGGTGCTGTTGTTACTGATGCTAAAGATACATTTGATCAGTTAGGTAAGCCTGCTGTTTCTATGCAGATGAATTCACAAGGCGCAAAAGGTTGGGAAGAATTGACTGGAAGAGCCTTTACACAAAAAAGTAATATTGCCATTGTTTTAGATAATGTAGTGTATTCAGCTCCAGGTGTATCAAGCGGACCTATTTCAGGTGGAAGATCTGAAATCTCAGGTGCATTTGACGTAACTGAAACTAAAGATTTAGCTAACGTGCTTAATGCGGGTAAATTACCAGCTTCGGCAGATATTATTCAGTCAACTGTTGTAGGTCCTTCATTAGGTCAGGCTTCTATTGATGCTGGATTGATTTCATCAATCATTGGTTTTTTACTAGTTTGTTTCTGGATGGTATTTTATTACGGAAAAGCGGGTTGGTATGCTAATTTAGCCTTGCTATTAAACTTGTTGTTTTTGTTTGGTATTATGGCAAGTTTTGGTTTTGTATTAACATTGCCAGGTATTGCAGGTATTGTATTGACATTAGGAACAGCGGTAGATGCAAACATTATTATATATGAAAGAGCAAAAGAGGAGTTGCGCGACGGTAAAACATTATCTGATGCAGTAGTTTCAGCTTACGGATGGCATGGTGCTATGCGTTCAATAATTGATGCTAACGTTACACACGTTTTAACTGGAGCAATCTTGTTTATTTTTGGAACAGGTCCAATTAAAGGTTTTGCATTAACATTACTTATTGGTATAGCAACATCATTATTTACATCAATTTTCATAGCAAGAATCTTTATTGATAGAAATATTGCAGGTAAGGCAGATTTAACTTTCTGTACTAATTTGACCAAAAACTGGTTTACAAACTTTAACTATGACTTTATCAAAATCAAAAAGTTTACTTACATCTTCTCTTCAGTTGTTGTAATTGTAAGTTTGATTTCTATTTTCTTTGTTAATGGTTTAGATCAAGGTGTCGATTTTGTGGGAGGTAGAACTTTCCAAGTTAAATTTGAAAAACCAATAGATGCTTCTGTAGTTTCAGAAGAATTATCTACAGCATTTGGTACACCAGTAGAAGCAAAAGTTTTAGGTGATGATGACCAATTGAAAATTACCACTAAATACAAAATCAAAGAGGATGGTATTGCAGTAGACAAAGAGGTGAATGAAAAATTATACAACGCTTTGGCTAAGTATTTTCCAAATACGTCTTATGATAAATTTACAAACACTTTTGACGGTAAAAAAGTAGGAGTATTACAAGCTTCAAAAGTTGGTGCTTCTATTTCTGAGGACATCAAAACAAACTCTTACTGGGCTGTTTTAGGTGCTCTTGCAGTAATCTTTTTATACCTTATGATTTCGTTCCGTAAGTGGCAGTATTCATTAGGAGCTATTGCAGCCGTTGCACATGACGTTATCTTTGTATTAGGAATTTACTCTTTATGTTATAAATTTATGCCTTTCCACATGGAAATGGACCAACACTTTATAGCTGCTATTCTTACTGTAATTGGATATTCTATGAACGATACTGTAATTGTATTTGATAGAATTAGAGAATTTATTTTAGGAAAAAGAAAAGGAAGTTTTGAAAGCATAGTAAATGCATCTATTAACACAACTTTATCTAGAACTTTAAATACCTCTTTGACAATGATTATTGTATTATTGACCATGTTCCTTTTTGGAGGTGAGTCAATCAGAGGATTTATCTTTGCTATGTTAGTAGGTATTATTGTGGGTACATATTCATCTTTATTTATTGCTACTCCTGTTGTAGTAGATACTTTTACTAAAGAGGATAAAAGCACAATTGAAAAAGAACATGCTGCAGAATAA
- the lgt gene encoding prolipoprotein diacylglyceryl transferase gives MTHALNLVWNPSEGIDLGFFMIRFYSLMFVVAFGLGWYIMKHIFEREGESIEKLDSLFIWTVLATLAGARLGHVFFYDWEYYRNHLPEILLPFRFSPSFEFTGYQGLASHGAAISIIIAMYFYSKNILKRPQLWILDRVVIPVASGAIFVRLGNFFNSEIIGNETTSTFGIKFLRDHFSPQDAVNATQISNPKDAYYAIANDPKFATLLEQVPVKHPTQLYEAFAYIFVFTALFFLYWKTDKRNYSGYIFGMFLVLLFTVRFIVESVKESQGGFENALGLFSTGQWLSIPFVLIGLYFVIRAKKN, from the coding sequence ATGACACACGCATTAAACTTAGTTTGGAACCCATCAGAAGGAATTGATTTAGGTTTTTTCATGATTAGATTTTACAGTTTAATGTTTGTTGTAGCCTTTGGTTTAGGCTGGTATATCATGAAACACATATTCGAAAGAGAAGGAGAATCTATTGAAAAACTAGATTCTTTGTTCATTTGGACTGTCCTTGCTACCTTAGCAGGAGCACGTTTAGGACATGTCTTTTTTTATGATTGGGAATATTATCGCAACCATTTACCTGAAATTTTATTACCATTTCGTTTTAGTCCAAGTTTTGAATTTACAGGTTATCAAGGATTGGCAAGTCATGGTGCTGCTATTTCTATCATCATTGCCATGTATTTTTACAGCAAAAATATTTTAAAAAGACCTCAATTATGGATATTAGATCGGGTTGTAATACCGGTTGCTAGTGGCGCTATTTTTGTACGTTTAGGAAACTTTTTTAACTCCGAAATTATTGGAAACGAAACTACTTCTACTTTTGGCATCAAGTTTTTAAGAGATCATTTTAGCCCACAAGATGCCGTTAATGCAACACAAATCTCAAATCCAAAAGATGCCTATTATGCTATTGCAAATGACCCAAAGTTTGCAACACTACTAGAACAAGTACCCGTTAAACACCCAACTCAGCTGTACGAAGCTTTTGCTTATATTTTTGTATTTACTGCATTATTTTTCTTGTATTGGAAGACCGATAAAAGAAATTACAGTGGTTATATATTCGGGATGTTCTTAGTGCTTTTATTCACAGTTCGATTCATCGTTGAATCTGTTAAGGAAAGCCAAGGAGGTTTTGAAAATGCACTTGGTTTATTTTCAACAGGACAATGGCTTAGTATACCCTTTGTACTAATTGGATTGTATTTTGTTATCAGAGCTAAAAAAAATTAG